The proteins below are encoded in one region of Papilio machaon chromosome 27, ilPapMach1.1, whole genome shotgun sequence:
- the LOC123722548 gene encoding uncharacterized protein LOC123722548 translates to MASRKKKLPQEGTLSSAEGESLPVATAAGCPSYSGGGKGCLTVTQKTTLARNLDSEACDLVLRKEKEVGVGNGRPAECREAAPGQTNDDTMECDGRAASDSDCSHIVVSERSQISEAAAAMFGAKRPRLSEGSEDEDRAVSLAMARWRQQEKRAAAKARAKNKEEDLEKEAKIARFRRETRSALFSRPAEGTGERCAAQLHEQVQEDLEIIMKVATKSSNLKGTFVRALKDAAASIKEAVEVLGARTQTEETQQLQADNARLRAEMDALRKELAAIKEDLRTRGSAGHSDPDVTMEAAPASRPPQTQTPSETLSVEEICRAVMVQVGGMMNARLASLEDRLLPEKNLRPPLAADTRKDGSTYADKLARQQTAPKVAAQPGPSGTQRKAPSAPHQRPSGPAQTSLPASGEKEKRKRRRKRKKKKKKDPPPGQQPSQPAVGEWTKVGPKRRPQVKSGAAKLHVPRSSAVVITLQPGAAEQGATYASVIASAKEKINPAEFGAQGVRLRKAANGGRVFEFPGASSGEKADSLAQRLREVLDGGVVRVSRPIKSVALRVAGLDDATTSAEVVAAIAAAGGCPAEQLRAGAMSTGRDGLGSVVVQCPVAAAKKIATVGRLLVGWVSAQARLLDARPIRCFRCLAPGHISCQCQEGVDRSGLCFRCGQPGHKARGCTAALHCVVCAAAGAPAEHHVGSKACIPPSNGRRKKKGGEEGPSPTAGQSSTSSQQAAAPGAEEVAMVVE, encoded by the coding sequence ATGGCATCTCGAAAAAAGAAActaccccaggagggtaccCTCAGTTCGGCTGAGGGAGAATCCCTCCCTGTGGCTACGGCTGCAGGCTGCCCCtcgtattctggggggggcaaGGGCTGCCTTACTGTCACCCAAAAAACGACCTTGGCGAGAAATTTGGATTCTGAAGCATGCGATTTGGTTTTAAGGAAGGAAAAAGAGGTTGGTGTTGGGAACGGGAGACCTGCAGAGTGCCGTGAGGCGGCCCCAGGTCAGACCAATGATGACACCATGGAGTGCGATGGTAGGGCAGCGTCGGATTCCGATTGCAGCCACATCGTCGTTTCCGAGAGGTCCCAGATTTCGGAGGCGGCCGCAGCGATGTTCGGCGCGAAGCGGCCCCGCCTCAGCGAGGGATCCGAGGACGAAGACCGGGCGGTGTCCCTAGCGATGGCAAGGTGGCGCCAGCAAGAAAAGAGGGCTGCGGCCAAAGCTCGGGCCAAGAATAAGGAGGAAGACCTCGAGAAGGAAGCTAAGATCGCTCGTTTCCGGCGCGAGACAAGGTCTGCGCTGTTTTCTCGACCTGCGGAAGGAACGGGAGAGAGATGCGCCGCTCAGCTTCATGAGCAGGTGCAGGAGGACCTGGAGATTATAATGAAGGTGGCAACCAAGTCCTCCAACCTAAAGGGTACCTTTGTGCGGGCCTTGAAGGACGCTGCGGCATCCATCAAGGAAGCTGTGGAAGTCCTCGGGGCTCGCACACAAACGGAAGAGACACAGCAGCTGCAGGCAGACAATGCCCGCCTGCGCGCCGAGATGGACGCACTCCGTAAGGAGCTTGCTGCCATCAAGGAGGACCTGCGGACACGGGGTTCCGCTGGCCATTCCGACCCTGATGTGACAATGGAGGCCGCCCCCGCATCACGGCCCCCACAAACACAAACACCGAGCGAGACGCTCTCCGTGGAGGAGATCTGTCGTGCAGTGATGGTTCAGGTCGGGGGGATGATGAACGCCCGCCTGGCCTCGCTGGAGGACAGACTTCTCCCGGAGAAGAACCTGCGGCCGCCTCTCGCGGCCGATACGAGGAAGGACGGGAGCACATACGCCGACAAACTTGCGCGGCAACAGACGGCACCCAAAGTGGCGGCTCAACCTGGCCCCAGCGGCACTCAAAGGAAAGCCCCATCGGCGCCACACCAGCGCCCGTCGGGTCCTGCCCAGACCTCCTTACCCGCTAGCGGGgaaaaagagaaaagaaagAGGAGGAGAAAaaggaagaagaagaagaagaaagacCCACCACCCGGGCAGCAGCCGTCGCAGCCCGCGGTTGGCGAGTGGACAAAGGTGGGCCCTAAAAGGCGGCCTCAGGTGAAGAGTGGTGCTGCAAAGCTGCATGTGCCTCGGTCGTCGGCAGTTGTTATTACGCTGCAGCCGGGCGCTGCGGAGCAGGGTGCCACCTACGCCAGCGTCATTGCCTCGGCGAAGGAGAAAATAAACCCAGCCGAGTTCGGAGCCCAGGGCGTTCGCCTTCGGAAGGCTGCCAATGGGGGACGTGTCTTCGAGTTCCCGGGCGCCTCTAGCGGCGAGAAGGCGGACTCCCTGGCCCAAAGGCTCAGGGAGGTCCTGGATGGTGGTGTCGTCCGCGTCTCCCGGCCTATTAAGTCCGTGGCCCTACGGGTGGCAGGCTTGGACGACGCCACCACCAGTGCCGAGGTGGTTGCCGCCATTGCTGCAGCGGGAGGGTGCCCCGCCGAGCAGCTACGGGCCGGCGCAATGTCGACCGGCCGCGACGGACTGGGATCAGTCGTGGTCCAGTGTCCCGTCGCGGCTGCAAAGAAGATTGCGACCGTTGGCCGCCTACTGGTGGGTTGGGTGTCCGCCCAGGCCAGGTTGCTAGATGCCCGCCCCATCAGGTGCTTCAGGTGCCTGGCTCCAGGGCACATATCTTGCCAGTGCCAAGAGGGAGTTGACCGCTCCGGGCTCTGTTTCCGGTGCGGTCAACCAGGTCACAAGGCCCGCGGATGCACGGCCGCGCTTCACTGCGTCGTCTGCGCCGCGGCTGGCGCCCCTGCGGAGCACCATGTCGGGAGCAAGGCGTGCATCCCCCCATCCAATGGGAGGAGGAAAAAGAAGGGAGGAGAGGAAGGTCCGAGCCCGACGGCCGGTCAGTCCTCGACCTCATCCCAACAGGCAGCGGCGCCGGGGGCTGAGGAGGTAGCTATGGTCGTCGAATAA